In Streptomyces sp. P3, one DNA window encodes the following:
- a CDS encoding CDP-alcohol phosphatidyltransferase, producing MTRPAEDAPEVAPQDAAGDASEDAADTPGAAGVVAEVRWWRWRSRHPRAARVVWWTVTVLAFGLVLGALLLPNRISGLQVNRFTRLPVEAIIGAALLLVLPRRPRTVVAVLGGVLLGALTVLNVLDMEFTEYLGRDFDLVLDWGLLDDAQSYVADSMGRATAVGAAVGLVLLVVLLSALMALATVRIGNLMARDTRRATRATLIAATAWVTCSVVGLQIADMPVASHRSADTLVKKARQVRQTIKDEATFGKEVRHDTFGATPADQLVPDLRGKDMIFTFIESYGRSAIEDPVMAPGVDRTLGTSTQALAKAGFHAKSGWLTSATYGGSSWLGHSSTLSGLWVDNQQRYRSVMASDHLSLTKAFKKTGAWDTVGVMPGIQKGWPEAKYYGLEKVYNAFEMGYQGPKFSWSTMPDQYALEAFQRLEHGRTDRDKPLMSEIILTSSHQPWAPIPKMVDWDSLGDGSVFEGIEKDGRKASDVIADGAASKEEYGKSIQYSVTALTQWLERYGTDDTVLVVLGDHQPIARVSGDNASRDVPISLVAKDPKVLDKIAGWNWTDGLRPAHNAPVWKMSAFRDKFLTAYGSTPHPTG from the coding sequence GTGACGCGACCCGCGGAGGACGCACCGGAGGTCGCACCGCAGGACGCGGCAGGGGACGCCTCGGAGGACGCGGCGGACACCCCGGGCGCGGCGGGTGTCGTCGCGGAGGTTCGCTGGTGGCGCTGGCGGAGCCGGCACCCGCGGGCCGCCCGGGTGGTGTGGTGGACGGTGACCGTCCTCGCGTTCGGGCTCGTGCTCGGGGCGCTGCTGCTGCCCAACCGGATCTCCGGGCTCCAGGTCAACAGGTTCACGCGGCTGCCCGTGGAGGCGATCATCGGGGCGGCCCTGCTGCTGGTGCTGCCCCGGCGGCCGCGGACGGTGGTCGCGGTGCTGGGCGGGGTGCTGCTCGGCGCGCTGACCGTGCTGAACGTGCTCGACATGGAGTTCACGGAGTATCTGGGCCGGGACTTCGACCTCGTCCTGGACTGGGGCCTGCTGGACGACGCCCAGTCCTATGTGGCGGACTCGATGGGCCGGGCCACGGCCGTGGGCGCGGCGGTCGGCCTCGTCCTGCTCGTCGTGCTGCTGTCCGCGCTCATGGCGCTGGCGACGGTCCGGATCGGCAACCTGATGGCGCGCGACACCCGGCGGGCGACCCGGGCGACGCTGATCGCCGCCACGGCCTGGGTCACCTGCTCCGTCGTGGGCCTGCAGATAGCCGACATGCCCGTCGCCTCGCACCGCAGCGCGGACACGCTCGTGAAGAAGGCCAGGCAGGTGCGGCAGACGATCAAGGACGAGGCCACGTTCGGCAAGGAGGTCCGTCACGACACGTTCGGGGCCACCCCGGCCGACCAGCTCGTGCCGGACCTGCGCGGCAAGGACATGATCTTCACGTTCATCGAGAGCTACGGCCGCAGCGCCATCGAGGACCCGGTCATGGCGCCGGGCGTCGACAGGACGTTGGGCACGAGTACGCAGGCCCTGGCGAAGGCCGGCTTCCACGCGAAGAGCGGCTGGCTGACGTCGGCCACGTACGGCGGGAGCAGCTGGCTCGGCCACTCCAGCACGCTGTCCGGCCTGTGGGTCGACAACCAGCAGCGCTACCGCTCGGTGATGGCCAGCGACCACCTGTCCCTGACGAAGGCCTTCAAGAAGACCGGCGCCTGGGACACCGTCGGCGTGATGCCGGGCATCCAGAAGGGCTGGCCGGAGGCCAAGTACTATGGGCTGGAGAAGGTCTACAACGCCTTCGAGATGGGTTACCAGGGACCGAAGTTCAGCTGGTCGACGATGCCCGACCAGTACGCGCTGGAGGCGTTCCAGCGGCTGGAGCACGGCCGCACCGACCGCGACAAGCCTCTGATGTCGGAGATCATCCTGACCTCCAGCCACCAGCCGTGGGCCCCGATCCCGAAGATGGTGGACTGGGACTCCCTCGGTGACGGCTCGGTGTTCGAGGGCATCGAGAAGGACGGCAGGAAGGCGTCGGACGTCATCGCCGACGGCGCCGCGTCCAAGGAGGAGTACGGCAAGTCGATCCAGTACTCGGTGACCGCGCTCACCCAGTGGCTCGAGCGTTACGGGACCGACGACACGGTCCTGGTCGTCCTCGGCGACCACCAGCCGATCGCGCGGGTCAGCGGCGACAACGCCAGCCGGGACGTGCCGATCTCCCTCGTCGCCAAGGACCCGAAGGTCCTCGACAAGATCGCCGGCTGGAACTGGACGGACGGCCTCAGGCCGGCCCACAACGCCCCGGTCTGGAAGATGAGCGCGTTCCGCGACAAGTTCCTCACCGCCTACGGCTCGACCCCCCACCCGACGGGCTGA
- a CDS encoding glycogen debranching N-terminal domain-containing protein, protein MTDRHHLLVYGGTFAAVDDRGDISGVRGTGTAAGSPEGLFVRDARHLSRWQLTVDGAVPETLSPVTDGDVARCVLVPRGGRDEPPSCTVFREQAVGDSSFVESLRVVSNRPVATTVRLAVTADADFADQFELRADHRTYAKTGAVRGRQVLDDGVEFGYRRGTWASCTTVTAEPAPDGVEETGTGARRLVWRLELEPHGAAELVLRVMARPHGERRALRVPRSPASVAGQLQALEDEFTEGVAFPTGWPDLAAACARGLADLAALQVLASGPDGEELRVPAAGAPWFLTLLGRDALLTSLFTLPYRPRTAAATLLALAAAQATEASPRTVSQPGKIVHEVRHGELAHFGQVPFGRYYGSVDATPLFLVLLGAYVERTADTALARQLEPHARAAVGWMLDHGGLTTRGYLVYRADQGGLANQNWKDSPGSICSADGVRATGAVTAAGAQGYAYDALRRTAWTARTVWGDASYAALLEQAAADLRDRFQRDFWMPGRSFPALALDGAGRQVDALASDAGHLLWSGLLDKEYGEVVGRRLLEPDFFSGWGVRTLAAGQPAYHPLSYHRGSVWPHDNALITLGLARYGLHDEARTVAHALVDAAAATGHRLPEVLAGYGRDTHAEPVPYPHACVRESRSAAAPLALLTAVGGA, encoded by the coding sequence ATGACGGACCGGCACCATCTGCTCGTGTACGGCGGGACGTTCGCCGCCGTGGACGACCGCGGGGACATCAGCGGAGTCAGGGGGACCGGCACGGCCGCCGGGTCCCCGGAGGGGCTGTTCGTCCGGGACGCCCGGCACCTCAGCCGGTGGCAGCTGACCGTCGACGGTGCCGTGCCGGAGACGCTCTCGCCGGTGACGGACGGGGACGTCGCGCGGTGCGTGCTGGTCCCGCGCGGCGGGCGGGACGAACCGCCGTCCTGCACGGTCTTCCGCGAACAGGCCGTCGGGGACAGCTCGTTCGTGGAGTCGCTGCGGGTGGTCAGCAACCGTCCGGTGGCGACGACGGTACGTCTCGCGGTCACCGCCGACGCCGACTTCGCCGACCAGTTCGAGCTGCGCGCCGACCACCGCACCTACGCGAAGACCGGGGCCGTCCGCGGCCGCCAGGTCCTCGACGACGGGGTGGAGTTCGGCTACCGGCGCGGCACATGGGCGTCCTGCACGACGGTGACGGCCGAGCCCGCGCCGGACGGCGTGGAGGAGACCGGCACCGGGGCGCGCCGTCTGGTGTGGAGGCTGGAGCTGGAACCGCACGGTGCGGCCGAGCTGGTCCTGCGGGTGATGGCCCGGCCGCACGGCGAGCGGCGGGCCTTGCGCGTGCCTCGCTCGCCGGCCTCGGTGGCCGGTCAACTGCAGGCGCTGGAGGACGAGTTCACCGAGGGGGTGGCGTTCCCCACCGGCTGGCCCGACCTGGCCGCCGCCTGCGCCCGCGGCCTCGCGGACCTGGCCGCGCTCCAGGTCCTCGCGAGCGGTCCGGACGGTGAGGAGCTGCGCGTGCCGGCGGCGGGCGCCCCCTGGTTCCTGACCCTGCTGGGCCGCGACGCCCTCCTCACCTCCCTCTTCACGCTCCCCTACCGCCCCCGCACGGCCGCGGCCACGCTGCTGGCGCTGGCCGCGGCCCAGGCCACCGAGGCGTCGCCGCGGACGGTGTCCCAGCCCGGCAAGATCGTGCACGAGGTACGGCACGGCGAACTCGCGCACTTCGGGCAGGTGCCGTTCGGCCGTTACTACGGCTCGGTCGACGCCACCCCGCTGTTCCTCGTCCTGCTCGGCGCGTACGTCGAACGGACCGCGGACACCGCGCTGGCCCGGCAACTGGAGCCGCACGCCCGGGCGGCAGTCGGCTGGATGCTGGACCACGGCGGGCTCACCACCCGCGGCTACCTGGTCTACCGGGCCGACCAGGGCGGTCTGGCCAACCAGAACTGGAAGGACTCCCCCGGTTCCATCTGCTCCGCCGACGGCGTCCGCGCGACCGGGGCCGTGACGGCGGCCGGGGCCCAGGGATACGCCTACGACGCGCTGCGCCGCACGGCGTGGACGGCGCGCACGGTGTGGGGCGACGCGTCGTACGCGGCCCTGCTGGAACAGGCGGCCGCCGACCTGCGCGACCGTTTCCAGCGGGACTTCTGGATGCCGGGCCGGTCCTTCCCGGCACTCGCCCTGGACGGCGCGGGCCGCCAGGTGGACGCGCTCGCCTCGGACGCCGGACATCTGCTGTGGTCCGGGCTGCTGGACAAGGAGTACGGGGAAGTGGTCGGCCGGCGCCTGCTCGAGCCGGACTTCTTCTCCGGCTGGGGCGTGCGCACGCTGGCGGCCGGGCAGCCCGCGTACCACCCGCTCTCCTACCACCGCGGGTCGGTCTGGCCGCACGACAACGCGCTGATCACGCTGGGTCTCGCCCGCTACGGCCTGCACGACGAGGCCCGGACGGTCGCGCACGCGCTGGTCGACGCGGCGGCCGCGACGGGCCACCGGCTGCCCGAGGTCCTCGCGGGCTACGGCCGCGACACGCACGCGGAGCCGGTGCCGTACCCGCACGCGTGCGTGCGGGAGTCCCGGTCGGCTGCCGCGCCGCTGGCCCTGCTGACGGCGGTCGGCGGCGCGTAG
- a CDS encoding ROK family transcriptional regulator, with the protein MTGRGQGSAGDLLELVRTGRATTRGALQQATGLSRATVGQRLDRLFRAGWLREGAGGPVDSPLGGRPSITLEFDDAHAVVLAADLDTRHARAAVLTLTGEILAERGGTLVVEDGPDAVLGALGGWFAGLLEQAGHLPEEVCGIGLGVPGPVDSGTGRVVQPPIMPGWDGYDIRGRLSRAFTERSGAPAAVPVLVDNDANLMAYGEQRTGHPDCSAFVLVKVSTGIGAGVVVDGAIFRGVDGGAGDIGHIRVGADALCRCGSHGCLAAVASGGAVARRLAEAGVPAASGSDVRDLLAAGHPEAAALAREAGRRVGDVLATVVTLLNPGVLMIAGDLAGTAFLTGVRELLYQRALPRSTARLDVVTSRLGERAGLVGAGALVVEHLYTPERAEARLLALGV; encoded by the coding sequence ATGACGGGGCGAGGCCAGGGCAGCGCCGGAGATCTGCTCGAACTGGTCCGCACGGGCCGCGCGACCACCCGCGGCGCCCTCCAGCAGGCCACCGGACTCTCCCGCGCCACCGTGGGCCAGCGCCTGGACCGACTGTTCCGCGCGGGCTGGCTGCGCGAGGGTGCCGGCGGCCCGGTGGACTCCCCGCTGGGTGGCCGCCCCTCCATCACCCTCGAGTTCGACGACGCCCACGCGGTCGTCCTCGCGGCGGACCTGGACACCAGACACGCGCGTGCCGCCGTCCTGACGCTGACCGGGGAGATCCTTGCGGAGCGCGGCGGCACGCTGGTCGTCGAGGACGGCCCGGACGCGGTGCTCGGCGCGCTCGGCGGCTGGTTCGCCGGCCTGCTCGAGCAGGCCGGCCACCTGCCGGAAGAGGTCTGCGGCATCGGACTCGGCGTCCCCGGACCCGTGGACTCCGGGACCGGGCGGGTGGTCCAGCCGCCGATCATGCCGGGCTGGGACGGCTACGACATACGGGGCCGCCTGTCCCGTGCCTTCACGGAGCGGAGCGGCGCACCTGCCGCGGTCCCGGTCCTCGTCGACAACGACGCGAACCTCATGGCATATGGCGAACAGCGCACCGGACACCCCGACTGCTCGGCGTTCGTGCTGGTCAAGGTGTCGACCGGCATCGGCGCCGGAGTGGTGGTCGACGGTGCGATCTTCCGGGGCGTGGACGGCGGGGCCGGCGACATCGGGCACATCCGGGTGGGCGCGGACGCGCTGTGCCGCTGCGGTTCGCACGGCTGCCTCGCGGCCGTCGCCAGCGGAGGCGCCGTGGCCCGCCGGCTGGCGGAGGCGGGGGTGCCGGCGGCGTCCGGCTCGGATGTGCGCGACCTGCTCGCCGCCGGGCACCCCGAGGCGGCCGCGCTGGCCCGCGAGGCGGGCCGCCGCGTCGGGGACGTGCTCGCCACGGTCGTGACGCTGCTGAACCCCGGTGTGCTGATGATCGCCGGGGATCTGGCCGGAACCGCGTTCCTCACCGGCGTGCGCGAGCTGCTCTACCAGCGCGCGCTGCCCCGCTCCACGGCCCGGCTGGACGTGGTGACCTCGCGGTTGGGGGAGCGGGCGGGCCTGGTGGGGGCGGGAGCGCTGGTGGTGGAGCACCTGTACACGCCCGAGCGGGCCGAGGCGCGGTTGCTGGCCCTGGGGGTGTGA
- the ppdK gene encoding pyruvate, phosphate dikinase: MKFVYDFTEGNKDLKDLLGGKGANLAEMTNLGLPVPPGFTITTEACKVYLDSGEEPAALRDEVSAHLVALEDRMGKKLGQADDPLLVSVRSGAKFSMPGMMDTVLNIGLSDRSVQGLAEQAGDARFAWDSYRRLIQMFGKTVLGVDGELFEDALEAAKKAKKVAVDTELEAADLKKLVTRFKKIVKTEAGRDFPQDPREQMDLAIKAVFESWNGDRAKLYRRQERIPGDLGTAVNVCSMVFGNLGPDSGTGVAFTRDPASGHQGVYGDYLQNAQGEDVVAGIRNTVPLAELEQIDKKSYDQLLGIMETLENHYKDLCDIEFTIERGHLWMLQTRVGKRTAGAAFRIATQLVDQGLIDETEALQRVNGAQLAQLMFPRFDEDAKVEKVGRGIAASPGAAVGKAVFDSYTAVKWSRSGEKVILVRRETNPDDLDGMIAAEGILTSRGGKTSHAAVVARGMGKTCVCGAEELEVDTKRRRMTVPGGHVVEEGDVISIDGSSGKVYLGEVPVVPSPVVEYFEGRMHAGADDADELVEAVHRIMAFADRKRRLRVRANADNAEDALRARRFGAQGIGLCRTEHMFLGDRREQVERLILADTQEEREESLKQLLPLQKKDFVELFEAMDGLPVTVRLLDPPLHEFLPDITELSVRVALAESRQESHENDLRLLQAVHRLHEQNPMLGLRGVRLGLVIPGLFTMQVRAIAEAAAERRNAKGDPRAEIMIPLVGTVQELEIVREEADQVIAEVEAATGVELKLAIGTMIELPRAALTAGQIAEAAEFFSFGTNDLTQTVWGFSRDDVEASFFTAYLEKGIFGVSPFETIDRDGVGSLVKAAAEAGRATRPDLKLGVCGEHGGDPESVHFFHEVGLDYVSCSPFRIPVARLEAGRAATQSTGSDHR, from the coding sequence GTGAAGTTCGTCTACGACTTCACCGAGGGCAACAAGGACCTCAAGGACCTCCTCGGCGGCAAGGGCGCGAACCTCGCCGAGATGACCAACCTGGGCCTCCCCGTCCCTCCCGGCTTCACCATCACCACCGAGGCCTGCAAGGTCTACCTCGACAGCGGCGAAGAGCCGGCGGCACTGCGTGACGAGGTGAGTGCTCACCTCGTCGCCCTCGAGGACCGGATGGGCAAGAAGCTCGGCCAGGCCGACGATCCGCTGCTGGTGTCCGTACGCTCCGGCGCGAAGTTCTCCATGCCGGGAATGATGGACACCGTCCTGAACATCGGGCTCTCCGACAGGTCGGTCCAGGGGCTGGCCGAGCAGGCCGGCGACGCCCGCTTCGCCTGGGACTCCTACCGACGGCTGATCCAGATGTTCGGCAAGACGGTCCTCGGCGTGGACGGCGAGCTCTTCGAGGACGCCCTGGAGGCGGCGAAGAAGGCGAAGAAGGTCGCCGTCGACACCGAGCTGGAGGCGGCCGACCTCAAGAAGCTGGTCACCCGCTTCAAGAAGATCGTCAAGACCGAGGCCGGCCGGGACTTCCCGCAGGACCCGCGTGAGCAGATGGACCTCGCCATCAAGGCCGTCTTCGAGTCCTGGAACGGCGACCGCGCCAAGCTCTACCGCCGCCAGGAGCGCATCCCCGGCGACCTCGGCACCGCCGTCAACGTCTGCTCGATGGTCTTCGGCAACCTCGGCCCCGACTCGGGCACCGGCGTCGCCTTCACCCGCGACCCCGCCTCCGGCCACCAGGGCGTCTACGGCGACTACCTCCAGAACGCCCAGGGCGAGGACGTCGTCGCGGGCATCCGCAACACCGTGCCGCTCGCCGAACTGGAACAGATCGACAAGAAGTCCTACGACCAGCTGCTCGGCATCATGGAGACGCTGGAGAACCACTACAAGGACCTCTGCGACATCGAGTTCACCATCGAGCGCGGCCATCTGTGGATGCTCCAGACACGCGTGGGCAAGCGCACCGCCGGCGCGGCGTTCCGCATCGCCACCCAGCTCGTCGACCAGGGCCTGATCGACGAGACGGAGGCGCTGCAGCGCGTCAACGGCGCGCAGCTCGCCCAGCTGATGTTCCCGCGCTTCGACGAGGACGCGAAGGTCGAGAAGGTCGGCCGGGGCATCGCGGCCTCCCCGGGTGCGGCCGTCGGCAAGGCGGTCTTCGACTCCTACACGGCCGTGAAGTGGTCGCGCTCCGGCGAGAAGGTCATCCTCGTCCGCCGTGAGACGAACCCCGACGACCTGGACGGCATGATCGCCGCCGAGGGCATCCTGACCAGCCGCGGCGGCAAGACCTCGCACGCGGCGGTCGTGGCCCGCGGCATGGGCAAGACCTGCGTCTGCGGCGCGGAGGAGCTCGAGGTCGACACCAAGCGCCGCCGGATGACCGTGCCGGGCGGCCACGTGGTGGAGGAGGGCGACGTCATCTCCATCGACGGCTCCTCCGGCAAGGTCTACCTGGGCGAGGTACCCGTCGTCCCGTCCCCGGTCGTCGAGTACTTCGAGGGGCGGATGCACGCGGGCGCCGACGACGCCGACGAACTGGTCGAAGCCGTCCACCGCATCATGGCCTTCGCCGACCGCAAGCGCCGGCTGCGGGTGCGCGCCAACGCGGACAACGCCGAGGACGCGCTGCGCGCCCGCCGCTTCGGCGCCCAGGGCATCGGCCTGTGCCGCACCGAGCACATGTTCCTCGGCGACCGCCGCGAGCAGGTGGAGCGCCTGATCCTGGCGGACACGCAGGAGGAGCGCGAGGAGTCGCTGAAGCAGCTGCTCCCGCTCCAGAAGAAGGACTTCGTCGAGCTCTTCGAGGCCATGGACGGCCTCCCGGTGACGGTCCGTCTCCTGGACCCGCCGCTGCACGAGTTCCTGCCCGACATCACCGAGCTGTCCGTACGCGTGGCGCTGGCCGAGTCCCGCCAGGAGTCCCACGAGAACGACCTGCGGCTGCTCCAGGCGGTGCACCGGCTGCACGAGCAGAACCCGATGCTGGGTCTGCGCGGCGTGCGCCTGGGCCTGGTCATCCCCGGCCTGTTCACGATGCAGGTCCGCGCCATCGCCGAGGCGGCCGCGGAGCGCCGCAACGCCAAGGGCGACCCGCGTGCCGAGATCATGATTCCGCTGGTCGGCACGGTCCAGGAGCTGGAGATCGTCCGCGAGGAGGCCGACCAGGTCATCGCCGAGGTCGAGGCGGCCACCGGCGTCGAGCTGAAGTTGGCGATCGGCACGATGATCGAACTCCCGCGGGCGGCCCTCACCGCCGGCCAGATCGCCGAGGCGGCCGAGTTCTTCTCCTTCGGCACGAACGACCTCACGCAGACGGTGTGGGGCTTCAGCCGCGACGACGTGGAGGCCTCCTTCTTCACGGCCTACCTGGAGAAGGGCATCTTCGGCGTCAGCCCCTTCGAGACCATCGACAGGGACGGCGTCGGCTCCCTGGTCAAGGCCGCGGCCGAGGCCGGTCGCGCCACCCGCCCCGACCTGAAACTCGGCGTCTGCGGCGAACACGGCGGCGACCCGGAGTCCGTGCACTTCTTCCACGAGGTCGGGCTGGACTACGTCTCCTGCTCCCCGTTCCGCATCCCGGTCGCCCGCCTGGAAGCGGGCCGGGCGGCGACCCAGTCCACGGGCAGCGACCACCGCTGA
- a CDS encoding ABC transporter ATP-binding protein: MNTSEVLSARGVDLLYGETLAVRNAEISLGRGEVVAITGQSGSGKSSLLYCLAGVLPVSRGEVRFAGRALGDLDDEGLSALRREQFGFVFQYGELLPELTVEENAALPLRLAGQRKAQALAVAGEVLDRLGLAKLRERRPSQVSGGQCQRVAVARALVHKPAVVFADEPTGSLDSGNAAAVLEEFLSLARSQGTAVVLVTHDSQVAARADIRYTMCDGELKEEVCEAS; this comes from the coding sequence ATCAATACGTCAGAAGTCCTGTCCGCTAGAGGTGTTGATCTCCTCTACGGTGAAACGCTAGCTGTTCGGAACGCTGAGATCTCTCTTGGTCGAGGAGAAGTTGTGGCGATCACTGGGCAGAGCGGTTCTGGAAAGTCGTCCTTGCTCTACTGCCTCGCTGGCGTACTCCCGGTCAGCCGTGGAGAGGTTCGCTTTGCAGGTCGTGCTCTCGGTGATCTCGACGATGAGGGGCTCAGTGCCCTCCGTCGTGAGCAGTTCGGGTTTGTCTTTCAATACGGAGAGCTATTGCCTGAGTTGACGGTCGAGGAGAATGCGGCGCTGCCGCTGCGCCTTGCCGGACAGCGAAAAGCTCAAGCGCTTGCCGTAGCTGGTGAGGTACTTGATCGTCTCGGTCTCGCGAAACTTCGGGAACGTCGCCCATCGCAGGTTTCAGGCGGGCAATGTCAGCGTGTGGCCGTCGCTCGGGCCTTGGTGCACAAACCTGCCGTTGTGTTTGCCGATGAGCCCACTGGTTCGCTCGATAGCGGCAACGCCGCTGCTGTTTTGGAAGAATTCCTGAGCCTGGCGCGCTCGCAGGGGACGGCGGTTGTGCTTGTGACTCATGATTCTCAGGTGGCAGCCCGGGCTGATATTCGCTACACCATGTGCGATGGCGAGCTCAAAGAAGAGGTATGTGAAGCATCGTGA
- a CDS encoding FtsX-like permease family protein, translating into MKELLLGLRLLMGSGRGNRARFLLMAAGSAIGVCCLAAMLAIPGILSAQDARKAAREPDCSNGLGGCISESGRGLALTRVDPYGTEPLTRIFVAAGGASIAPPPGLSKLPEPGQVIVSPRLHDLLRGDAGLAHLLPGREAGVISHEGLSNPDELYAYVGSSREMLKAGGHLSKFGQVETRFPTVEASTLDILRFTLAGVVLLPLAVFLSVCARLSAASRMRRLAALRLLGLSRKGTQRVNAAETVAATLLGAVLGLGAYWVVNQLVSRVGLPGFKWYPSDGALSGSTFLVCLVGCPALAWFVGRAGAKKAAANPLSVRRSAVEKPPRLWGLLPLVPGMGIVIGYCVAGATGHAPSETSLSAILMPLAVVLVGAGLVLTLPILSRALACRVARVTSSLSLGLAMRRNEMEPGGALRVATGLVLLVYAASLTQGVLIELDQVSKNTARVQLYTMPLGGMSPRTEQTMQRVSGVRGHAVLADSWVDLDSEKFPESISAVIATCDQLRRMASVVGNCVEGRSARLMIPDYSNNEFSKAGRRFPFQLQNAEGKSRFVTVQVPSRTIRYHDDTATQLAGSGSVLIPPSALPKGFRPQTRATLALISSSDPDTVRSVLEGIAGVDPTIEVELDGVDPAALQQITVIKTLLGVGMILGLIIGVAAYLVAATDRAVERRPQVTALTLLGVRPRTLQAVQVAQVVVPLAVGLVLAVVTGKMAESSYLVTGGGAIFWDGDGLPLLVGSALGVVVIAALGSLPLVGRRIDPELIRRD; encoded by the coding sequence GTGAAGGAACTTCTCCTGGGTCTGAGGCTCCTGATGGGCAGTGGTCGAGGAAATCGCGCCCGCTTCCTCCTCATGGCGGCAGGCAGCGCTATCGGGGTGTGTTGCCTTGCCGCCATGCTCGCAATTCCAGGTATTTTGTCCGCGCAGGACGCTCGTAAGGCAGCTCGTGAGCCGGATTGTTCCAACGGCCTGGGGGGATGTATTTCTGAATCCGGAAGGGGGCTAGCGCTTACTAGAGTGGACCCTTACGGAACGGAGCCCCTAACTCGGATTTTCGTGGCAGCAGGAGGTGCGTCGATCGCTCCGCCGCCAGGCCTATCTAAACTTCCCGAACCTGGTCAAGTGATTGTGTCCCCGCGATTGCATGATCTCCTTCGGGGTGATGCGGGCTTGGCTCATCTCTTGCCGGGCCGCGAGGCAGGTGTGATCTCTCACGAGGGGCTGTCTAATCCCGATGAACTCTATGCGTATGTGGGCTCCAGTCGAGAAATGCTCAAGGCGGGTGGGCATTTGTCGAAGTTCGGGCAGGTGGAAACTAGATTTCCGACTGTCGAAGCCTCAACACTCGACATCCTCCGCTTCACTCTCGCTGGCGTCGTCCTGCTTCCGCTGGCGGTGTTCCTTTCCGTCTGCGCTCGGCTGTCGGCCGCCTCTCGAATGAGGCGGCTGGCCGCATTGCGTCTGCTCGGTCTGAGCCGAAAGGGCACGCAGCGTGTCAACGCTGCGGAGACCGTCGCCGCCACCTTGCTGGGCGCCGTTCTCGGTCTGGGGGCGTACTGGGTCGTCAATCAGTTGGTGTCACGAGTGGGGCTGCCTGGATTCAAGTGGTACCCGAGTGATGGTGCGCTGTCTGGGAGTACGTTCCTGGTCTGCCTGGTGGGGTGTCCGGCGCTTGCCTGGTTCGTGGGCAGAGCCGGCGCGAAGAAGGCTGCCGCCAATCCACTGTCCGTGCGGCGCAGCGCGGTGGAGAAGCCACCCCGCTTGTGGGGGTTGCTCCCGCTCGTTCCGGGCATGGGCATCGTCATCGGATATTGCGTGGCTGGAGCGACAGGGCATGCCCCTAGCGAGACCTCGCTTTCCGCGATCCTGATGCCCCTCGCCGTCGTGTTGGTCGGTGCGGGTCTCGTGTTGACGCTTCCGATTCTCTCGCGTGCTCTTGCCTGCAGGGTGGCCCGAGTGACGAGTTCACTGTCCCTCGGTCTGGCCATGCGTCGCAACGAGATGGAACCGGGCGGAGCTTTGCGTGTGGCGACGGGTCTGGTGCTTCTGGTGTATGCAGCCTCCCTTACCCAGGGGGTGCTCATCGAACTGGACCAAGTGTCAAAGAACACCGCACGGGTTCAGCTCTACACAATGCCACTCGGCGGCATGAGTCCTCGTACGGAGCAGACCATGCAACGGGTGTCAGGAGTGCGGGGGCACGCCGTCCTCGCGGACTCGTGGGTCGACCTTGACAGTGAGAAGTTTCCGGAGAGTATCAGTGCGGTGATCGCCACCTGCGACCAGTTGCGCAGAATGGCGTCAGTAGTCGGGAACTGCGTAGAAGGACGTTCCGCGCGACTCATGATTCCGGACTACTCCAATAATGAGTTCAGCAAGGCCGGGAGGCGCTTCCCCTTCCAGTTACAGAACGCGGAGGGTAAGAGCCGCTTCGTGACGGTTCAAGTGCCGTCCCGGACTATTCGTTACCACGACGACACCGCGACGCAGTTGGCTGGCAGTGGCTCAGTCTTGATCCCGCCCTCCGCCCTTCCCAAGGGCTTCCGTCCGCAGACCAGGGCCACGCTTGCCCTCATCAGTAGCTCCGACCCCGACACCGTGCGCTCTGTACTTGAGGGCATCGCAGGAGTCGATCCCACGATCGAGGTTGAGTTGGACGGGGTCGACCCCGCCGCCCTCCAGCAGATCACCGTCATCAAGACCCTCCTCGGGGTGGGCATGATCCTCGGGCTGATCATCGGTGTGGCTGCCTATCTCGTCGCCGCCACCGACAGGGCTGTGGAGCGTCGCCCGCAGGTCACCGCATTGACGTTGCTGGGGGTCAGGCCTCGTACGCTGCAGGCCGTTCAAGTTGCCCAAGTTGTTGTGCCTTTGGCCGTCGGGCTCGTGCTAGCCGTGGTGACTGGGAAGATGGCTGAGTCGAGCTATCTGGTGACCGGTGGCGGAGCCATCTTCTGGGACGGGGACGGGTTGCCGTTGTTGGTTGGGTCGGCGCTCGGGGTCGTCGTCATCGCCGCTCTAGGGTCCTTGCCGTTGGTGGGGCGGCGGATTGATCCGGAGTTGATTCGGCGGGATTAG